In the genome of Desulfuromonas sp. DDH964, one region contains:
- a CDS encoding YaeQ family protein codes for MALPPTIYRATLQLADIDRGCYEQLSVTLARHPSETAERLVARLLAYALCYEEGLAFSRGISAGDEPDLWRKGPDGRVATWIEVGLPDAERLTKASRHAGRVILLACGKGLPRWTEQHLPRLSALGNLQVFTLEPSFLQALGTHLERGIVWEITITAGTIYLDCGGVSLESPITALIGAMAAD; via the coding sequence ATGGCCCTCCCCCCGACCATTTACCGTGCCACCCTGCAGCTCGCCGATATCGACCGCGGCTGTTACGAACAGCTCAGCGTGACCCTCGCGCGGCATCCGTCGGAGACCGCCGAACGGCTGGTGGCGCGCCTGTTGGCCTATGCGCTCTGTTACGAAGAGGGGCTCGCATTCAGCCGCGGGATTTCCGCCGGAGATGAACCCGACCTCTGGCGCAAGGGACCGGATGGCCGGGTCGCGACCTGGATCGAGGTCGGGCTCCCCGACGCCGAGCGACTGACCAAGGCGAGCCGCCACGCCGGCCGGGTTATCCTGCTCGCCTGCGGCAAGGGGCTGCCACGCTGGACCGAACAGCACCTCCCCCGCCTCTCCGCCCTGGGCAACCTCCAGGTTTTCACCCTCGAACCGTCCTTCCTGCAGGCGCTCGGGACGCACCTGGAACGGGGCATCGTCTGGGAAATCACCATCACGGCGGGCACCATCTACCTCGACTGCGGCGGGGTAAGCCTGGAGAGCCCCATTACCGCGCTCATCGGCGCCATGGCCGCGGACTGA